From the Fusobacterium ulcerans ATCC 49185 genome, the window AAAAAGTATATGAATTTAAAATTTTAGACAAAGTGAGGTTTTAGAAAGATGAAAAAAAATAAAATATTTATAATACTTATCATAATTTTATTATGTGTAGCTGCTGTAGTTTATTATAATAGATATTTACTTTTTAAATTTTTACCTGCTCAGCTAGATGATAACTATAGTAATGTAAATGGAGTTATGGTGAATAATGAAGAACAAAAACCATTTACTGGAAGACTTAAAACTGATTTAGGAGATAGAATTGAAATTTATTCTTATAAAGATGGACAATTGGATGGGCTTAATGTTGCTTATCAAAATGGAAAAATAAAGGAAATAGGGCATTGGAAGAATGGTATGCAGAATGGAGTATTTCAACTTTATACAAAAGAAGGGATCTTAGTTGATGATGCAATATTTAAAAATGGACAAAGAGATGGAATTACTAGACAGTACTATAATGATACTGGCAATCTTCAAATAGAAGTATATTACACTGATGGGATTTTAAATGGTGTAGCAAAAGAATATTATCAAAATAAAAAACTTTTGAGAGAGATTATCTATAGTTATGGGAAGAGAGAAGGGTTAACTCAAGAATATTATGATAATGGAAAGAAAAAAATAGA encodes:
- a CDS encoding toxin-antitoxin system YwqK family antitoxin; protein product: MKKNKIFIILIIILLCVAAVVYYNRYLLFKFLPAQLDDNYSNVNGVMVNNEEQKPFTGRLKTDLGDRIEIYSYKDGQLDGLNVAYQNGKIKEIGHWKNGMQNGVFQLYTKEGILVDDAIFKNGQRDGITRQYYNDTGNLQIEVYYTDGILNGVAKEYYQNKKLLREIIYSYGKREGLTQEYYDNGKKKIEMYYELDVPNGSYKMYDPNGQILLEGRFENGKFVPESNNEEATISVDEISNE